Proteins from one Malania oleifera isolate guangnan ecotype guangnan chromosome 4, ASM2987363v1, whole genome shotgun sequence genomic window:
- the LOC131154144 gene encoding protein WVD2-like 7 isoform X6, whose product MAGETVQPFSLSFQADSLHTGSISFGRFESESLSWERRSSFSHNRYLEEVEKCSKPGSVTEKKAYFEAHFKKKALLLQSSYGCHNGTEYKTCENNDYDNTEEMGYDNNESNDFVHFDESPDGSNYHGESQEMKFEYQEHASSPSYNTDYREVGNGEDSHFAYFDESAGGSDCHGECCDMKVEGEDMETSYAESQVEPASTDVDCVVDCVFRSLNPGEADQINTGGDELHLVHVEQDVDVQKNLNKEIVNGDELLIGIDLSLKSREAEKDDNLCSEHQQNPSPKDKFTMIHKDLSCEVSKDSAKILSRREERNLRTKAKKQSSQNSISTTRPTHRTLKAEESERSKSKLCHDNTSEKELRAKKVIAPQPSTPAKFESRDYQTTNRMKRTVNSTNQQIRRSSATFKFKSEERAEKRKELEKKMHAKETEMNQIQARTQEKTEAEIKQFRRSLNFKANPMPSFYHENVVQRSENKKAFSANNKSAKLQSKSSTLGNKSAGSTPRSKVRNDRAVYANESVNRNDPPQASGSTTCSSAESPETSAISPTPTNRSCRHQDGAKSRAAKKKEREKNDTCSLKHGTPEASKATKGKQTEGKKKVGTMGYTNSTVRKDMKKRMSFGGDLGMGHIAVGVAS is encoded by the exons ATGGCTGGTGAGACGGTGCAACCCTTTAGCCTCAGTTTTCAG GCTGATTCTTTACACACTGGTTCTATTTCATTTGGGAGGTTTGAAAGTGAATCCTTATCTTGGGAAAGAAGGTCATCCTTTTCACACAATAGGTATCTTGAAGAGGTTGAAAAATGTTCCAAACCTGGTTCAGTTACTGAGAAGAAGgcttattttgaagctcattttaAAAAAAAGGCTCTTCTGCTCCAGAGTTCATATGGGTGCCATAATGGGACAGAGTATAAAACTTGTGAAAATAACGACTACGATAACACAGAAGAAATGGGATATGATAATAATGAAAGTAATGATTTTGTTCATTTTGATGAGAGTCCAGATGGTTCAAATTACCATGGAGAGTCTcaagaaatgaaatttgaataTCAAGAACATGCAAGCAGCCCGTCATATAACACAGATTACAGAGAAGTTGGGAATGGTGAAGACAGCCATTTTGCTTACTTCGATGAGAGTGCTGGTGGTTCAGATTGTCATGGAGAGTGCTGTGACATGAAAGTGGAAGGAGAGGATATGGAAACGTCATATGCTGAATCTCAGGTGGAACCAGCTTCCACTGATGTTGATTGTGTGGTAGACTGTGTTTTTAGAAGTCTCAATCCTGGAGAAGCAGATCAAATCAACACTGGTGGTGATGAATTACACTTAGTCCATGTTGAACAAGATGTAGATGTGCAAAAGAACCTTAACAAGGAAATAGTAAATGGTGATGAATTGTTGATAGGCATAGATCTATCCTTGAAGAGTCGAGAAGCAGAGAAAGATGATAATCTTTGTTCAGAGCATCAGCAAAATCCTTCTCCTAAG GATaaatttactatgattcacaaaGACTTGTCTTGTGAAGTATCTAAAGACTCGGCAAAGATTCTCAGTAGAAGGGAAGAAAGGAATTTAAGGACCAAAGCCAAGAAGCAGTCATCACAAAATTCTATCTCTACTACTCGCCCTACACACAGAACACTAAAAGCAGAG GAATCTGAAAGATCAAAGTCAAAATTATGTCATGATAATACGag TGAAAAAGAGTTGAGGGCAAAGAAAGTAATTGCTCCTCAACCTTCAACACCAGCAAAATTCGAATCCAGGGACTATCAAACCACAAACAG GATGAAGCGAACTGTGAACTCAACTAACCAGCAAATCAGGCGGAGTTCAGCAACTTTCAAATTTAAAAGTGAAGAACGGGCAGAGAAGAGAAAAGAG TTGGAGAAGAAAATGCATGCTAAGGAGACTGAGATGAACCAGATCCAAGCTAGAACACAG GAGAAAACAGAAGCTGAGATTAAACAATTTCGAAGAAGCCTCAACTTTAAAGCAAATCCCATGCCTTCATTCTACCACGAAAATGTAGTTCAGCGATCAGAAAACAAAAAG GCTTTTTCTGCAAACAACAAATCCGCTAAATTGCAAAGCAAGTCGTCCACTCTGGGGAATAAGTCTGCAGGCAGCACTCCACGTTCAAAGGTGAGAAACGACCGAGCTGTTTACGCCAATGAGTCTGTAAACAGAAATGATCCACCTCAAGCTTCAGGATCAACCACCTGTTCTTCTGCCGAGTCTCCTGAAACCAGTGCAATCTCTCCAACTCCAACCAACAGAAGCTGTCGCCATCAAGATGGTGCAAAAAGTAGGGCTGCGAAGAAGAAAGAGCGAGAGAAAAATGACACTTGTTCCCTGAAACATGGAACCCCTGAGGCTAGTAAGGCGACCAAAGGTAAGCAAACAGAAGGAAAGAAGAAAGTAGGAACCATGGGATATACCAACTCAACAGTGAGGAAGGATATGAAAAAACGCATGAGCTTTGGTGGTGATCTGGGAATGGGGCATATTGCAGTTGGTGTGGCCTCCTGA